A genomic region of Gemmata massiliana contains the following coding sequences:
- a CDS encoding ABC transporter permease, producing MFSTLFNDPTVLLAGVVLATIQFVAALPWLWAIDPKGFKSAAASPVSLGYAVLGLLVVGGGAGAFLVYKGDPANLTVNGRYIYGGLLHLQLIVDLFLLLPQIVMVLWPKGGVVAFAAYRESCRQPMFWLITLGATVAIWISVAIPYFTFGDDYKFMKQIGFDLVMLAATLFGVLAATMSISEEIEGRTAVTLMSKPVNRRQFLVGKFLGIVMACLIMSMLLNWSLTYALRASREFDTINNAADPTDPLAAPADKIVDPMTYQAQKTVVPPFKRIVPSVPGKAIATGAGLWFSDAVAHTFGVMLGFGQVMILVAIASALATRLTFIVNLVLCLLVFFLGHLAPVIVQVTQQVQSQGGAGVGVGLVGFLGRLFDALLPSLESFNMSRAIIRETELDLWQFGVYVLTVTGYSLIYTVIALIVGLLLFEDRDLA from the coding sequence ATGTTTTCGACGCTGTTCAACGACCCGACCGTTCTGTTGGCCGGCGTGGTACTCGCTACCATACAGTTCGTCGCGGCCCTGCCGTGGCTCTGGGCCATCGACCCGAAGGGCTTCAAGTCCGCTGCGGCCAGTCCCGTGTCGCTCGGGTACGCGGTCCTAGGGTTACTCGTAGTCGGCGGGGGCGCGGGCGCGTTCCTCGTCTACAAGGGCGACCCCGCCAACCTCACGGTCAACGGGCGTTACATCTACGGCGGGCTGCTCCACTTGCAGCTCATCGTGGACCTGTTCCTGCTCCTGCCGCAAATCGTGATGGTCCTTTGGCCAAAGGGCGGGGTGGTCGCGTTCGCCGCGTACCGCGAGAGCTGCCGGCAGCCGATGTTCTGGCTCATCACCCTCGGGGCCACGGTCGCCATCTGGATCTCGGTCGCGATCCCGTACTTCACGTTCGGCGACGACTACAAGTTCATGAAGCAGATCGGGTTCGACCTCGTGATGCTGGCAGCGACCCTGTTCGGGGTGCTGGCCGCGACCATGTCGATCAGCGAGGAAATCGAGGGGCGCACGGCGGTCACGCTGATGAGCAAGCCGGTGAACCGGCGCCAGTTTCTCGTCGGCAAGTTTCTCGGCATCGTGATGGCCTGCCTCATCATGTCGATGCTCCTGAACTGGTCGCTGACCTACGCCCTCCGGGCGAGCCGTGAGTTCGACACGATCAACAACGCCGCGGACCCCACCGACCCGCTCGCCGCGCCCGCGGACAAGATCGTGGACCCGATGACCTACCAGGCGCAGAAGACCGTGGTCCCGCCGTTCAAGCGGATCGTGCCGAGCGTGCCGGGCAAGGCCATCGCCACCGGCGCCGGGCTGTGGTTCTCCGACGCCGTCGCGCACACGTTCGGCGTCATGCTCGGGTTCGGCCAGGTCATGATCCTGGTCGCGATCGCGTCGGCCCTGGCCACGCGGTTGACGTTCATCGTGAACCTCGTCTTGTGCCTCCTGGTGTTCTTCCTGGGGCACCTCGCGCCCGTCATCGTGCAGGTGACGCAGCAGGTCCAGTCGCAGGGCGGCGCCGGGGTGGGGGTGGGACTCGTCGGGTTCCTCGGGCGCCTGTTCGACGCGCTCCTCCCGTCGCTCGAGTCCTTCAACATGAGCCGCGCCATCATCCGCGAGACCGAGCTCGACCTGTGGCAGTTCGGCGTGTACGTGCTGACCGTGACCGGGTACTCGCTGATCTACACCGTCATCGCGCTCATCGTCGGGTTGCTCCTGTTTGAGGACCGCGACCTCGCGTAA
- a CDS encoding ABC transporter ATP-binding protein, with protein sequence MGSTALAQIHNSFVKSPSARWGSLVCSAGAAVTYVLLLLLLYLFVDLLVWRGEIPTYAQLSAARKREFADEWAARSDADRAEAVARLGWPVHRAKRLETRTDDDLKPLAKAPGEEHLFADEWDARWTAGVYLALRTRVNQSAADNYLPPPGWERTDKAEGADPEARPQFGVLSLVVRERNRWTGPVLGWIASWNPWTWAPGSRGSANVPYLTGLFILAFGIATVRGILVNALTYLSAAVTLDAVIRLRRAVYFHSYRLGPITMQTLGTEEVANLMTRRVEEIGAAIQAQFASTVRYRLLVVLLIGLIVLVNFWLAISFLALAALVWLVGGQVAAHFRREGRIGERQAAVTLALLKESMSLFRLVKCFQMERFNQNRVERQLAESARANWRRLRGGEMAGPLLNSVVVLTGVALLYLAARGVLAGGFSVAGLAILTVALVSLAIPIAALFDRALKVRRGREAADAVFEFLERRGEAAEAADAEFLPGLTTRMEFRHVTLNDPATGQTILKDVTFAVPAGASVAIVGQNAAEKHALVSMIPRFLDPTAGEIRIEDKNIRWVTHESLRTQVALVMQDDLTFTDTAANNIGVGDSSHNLPQIIEAAKLAHAHQFIEKLPFGYETLVGNGGHSLTPGERFRIALARALLRDPSILIIEEPTGPVDEDTLALLDDTLVRVSAGRTVLFLAQRLSTLRNVDRVFLLKDGLLEADGAHDDLWKSNDSYRRLQILADATATEHPVLKTDS encoded by the coding sequence GTGGGCAGCACTGCACTCGCGCAAATCCACAACAGTTTCGTGAAATCGCCCAGCGCCCGCTGGGGGTCACTCGTCTGTTCCGCAGGGGCCGCCGTCACATACGTGCTCCTGCTCCTGCTCCTCTACCTCTTCGTCGACCTGCTCGTCTGGCGGGGCGAGATCCCGACCTACGCACAGCTCTCGGCCGCGCGCAAGCGCGAGTTCGCCGACGAATGGGCCGCGCGATCGGACGCGGACCGGGCCGAAGCGGTCGCGCGCCTGGGGTGGCCGGTCCACCGGGCCAAGCGGCTCGAAACCCGCACGGACGACGACCTGAAGCCGCTCGCGAAGGCTCCGGGCGAAGAGCACCTGTTCGCCGACGAGTGGGACGCGCGGTGGACGGCGGGCGTGTACCTCGCGCTGCGGACCCGCGTGAACCAGTCCGCGGCCGATAATTATCTGCCCCCCCCGGGCTGGGAGCGGACGGACAAGGCCGAGGGCGCGGACCCAGAAGCGCGCCCGCAATTCGGGGTACTGAGCCTCGTGGTCCGCGAGCGCAACCGGTGGACCGGTCCGGTCCTCGGCTGGATCGCATCGTGGAACCCGTGGACCTGGGCGCCGGGATCGAGAGGTTCCGCCAACGTGCCCTACCTGACCGGGTTGTTCATCCTGGCGTTCGGCATTGCAACGGTGCGCGGGATACTCGTTAACGCGCTCACCTATCTCTCGGCCGCGGTCACCCTCGACGCAGTCATCCGGCTCCGGCGGGCGGTCTATTTCCACTCGTATCGGCTCGGGCCGATTACGATGCAAACCCTTGGTACGGAAGAGGTTGCGAATCTCATGACGCGCCGCGTCGAGGAGATCGGCGCCGCGATCCAGGCCCAATTCGCGTCCACGGTCCGGTACCGGCTGCTCGTGGTTCTGCTGATCGGGCTGATTGTGCTGGTGAACTTCTGGTTGGCCATTAGTTTCCTCGCTCTGGCCGCACTCGTGTGGCTGGTCGGGGGGCAAGTGGCCGCTCACTTCCGGCGCGAGGGGCGGATCGGCGAGCGCCAGGCCGCGGTCACGCTCGCACTCCTGAAGGAAAGTATGTCGCTGTTCCGACTGGTGAAGTGCTTCCAGATGGAACGCTTCAACCAAAACCGGGTGGAGCGCCAACTCGCGGAATCGGCGCGGGCGAACTGGCGCCGGCTCCGCGGCGGAGAAATGGCCGGCCCGCTGCTCAACTCTGTTGTGGTACTCACAGGGGTCGCGCTCCTCTACCTCGCCGCACGCGGAGTTTTGGCCGGTGGGTTCTCGGTCGCAGGACTGGCGATTCTGACGGTCGCGCTGGTTTCACTCGCGATCCCGATCGCGGCGCTGTTCGATCGTGCTCTGAAGGTCCGGCGCGGGCGCGAGGCGGCCGACGCGGTCTTCGAGTTCCTCGAACGGCGCGGCGAAGCGGCCGAGGCCGCCGATGCGGAGTTCCTCCCCGGCCTGACGACCCGCATGGAGTTCCGGCACGTCACGCTCAACGACCCGGCGACCGGGCAGACGATCCTGAAGGACGTGACGTTCGCGGTCCCCGCCGGTGCGAGCGTCGCCATCGTGGGCCAGAACGCGGCCGAGAAGCACGCGCTCGTGTCGATGATCCCGCGGTTCCTCGACCCGACCGCCGGCGAGATCCGGATCGAGGACAAGAACATCCGCTGGGTGACGCACGAATCGCTCCGCACGCAGGTCGCGCTCGTGATGCAGGACGACCTCACGTTCACCGACACCGCGGCTAACAACATCGGCGTCGGCGACTCGTCGCACAACCTGCCGCAAATCATTGAGGCCGCGAAACTCGCGCACGCCCACCAGTTCATCGAGAAGCTGCCGTTCGGCTACGAAACGCTCGTCGGCAACGGCGGGCACTCGCTCACCCCGGGCGAGCGATTCCGGATCGCACTGGCGCGTGCGCTGCTCCGCGATCCGTCGATCCTCATCATTGAGGAACCGACCGGCCCCGTGGACGAAGACACGCTCGCACTGCTCGACGACACCTTGGTGCGCGTGTCCGCGGGGCGCACCGTGCTCTTCCTCGCACAGCGGCTCTCGACGCTCCGCAACGTGGACCGTGTGTTCCTCCTGAAGGACGGGTTGCTCGAGGCCGACGGCGCGCACGACGACCTCTGGAAGTCCAACGACAGTTACCGCCGGCTACAAATTCTCGCCGACGCGACCGCCACCGAACACCCCGTACTGAAGACCGATTCGTAA
- a CDS encoding 3'(2'),5'-bisphosphate nucleotidase CysQ family protein, whose product MTFQDELAAAREAAARASDLLRREYENFTAIPDAPVTISTHADKASQELILAYLHDRFPADALCAEESTPAFDSIPKSGRRAWVVDPIDGTRGFAKKVGQFSVMIGFLVDGKPVVGVVAEPAQNRTTFASVGSGCWTHTGTAEPTRCHVSARGFSELVLVQSWARTGMSPKPVQALAPARVVETYSGGVKLAHVARGEADVYANTYEAFADWDICAGHLLVTEAGGTVTDLSGNPIVYQGENFKQTRGLIATNGPIHAEAVKRLAAV is encoded by the coding sequence ATGACGTTTCAGGACGAACTGGCAGCGGCGCGTGAAGCGGCGGCACGAGCGAGCGACCTGCTCCGGCGCGAGTACGAGAACTTCACCGCGATCCCCGATGCCCCCGTGACGATCAGCACGCACGCGGACAAGGCGTCGCAAGAGCTGATCCTGGCCTACCTCCACGACCGCTTCCCGGCCGACGCGCTGTGCGCGGAGGAATCCACCCCCGCGTTCGATTCGATCCCAAAATCCGGGCGCCGGGCGTGGGTGGTCGATCCGATCGACGGCACACGCGGGTTCGCCAAGAAAGTCGGGCAGTTCTCGGTAATGATCGGGTTCCTTGTCGACGGGAAACCGGTCGTTGGCGTAGTCGCGGAACCCGCCCAGAACCGAACGACGTTCGCATCCGTTGGCAGCGGGTGCTGGACCCACACGGGCACGGCGGAACCGACCCGGTGCCACGTGTCCGCGCGCGGGTTCAGCGAACTGGTACTAGTGCAGAGTTGGGCGAGAACGGGCATGTCGCCGAAGCCGGTTCAGGCGCTCGCTCCGGCCCGCGTGGTCGAGACGTACTCCGGCGGCGTAAAGCTCGCCCACGTCGCTCGCGGTGAGGCCGACGTGTACGCGAACACCTACGAAGCGTTCGCCGACTGGGATATTTGCGCTGGGCACCTGCTCGTGACCGAGGCCGGCGGAACGGTCACCGACCTGAGCGGGAACCCGATCGTCTACCAAGGCGAGAACTTCAAACAAACGCGCGGGCTGATCGCGACCAACGGCCCCATCCACGCCGAAGCCGTCAAGCGGCTCGCTGCAGTGTGA
- a CDS encoding SIR2 family NAD-dependent protein deacylase yields the protein MTDAELDAALDRAAHWLRLAERVCVLTGAGVSAESGVPTFRASDGLWEGHRIEDVASPDGWDRNPLLVWQFYNARRANVATVKPNPGHFALVAMEDRWRERFALVTQNVDGLHLDAGSTNVLEIHGSLRQTRCTVCESVANRGLEPLGDAPECPQCRGRLRPHIVWFGEGLPQDIWSAARLAAYQCHVLLVVGTSAVVHPAASLIPLAKRGEVTPAKVIEVNLTPTEASAYADVGLYGPSGAVLPKLLQRLG from the coding sequence ATGACTGACGCCGAACTCGACGCCGCCCTCGATCGCGCCGCCCACTGGCTCCGCCTCGCTGAGCGCGTGTGCGTACTGACCGGTGCCGGTGTGTCCGCGGAAAGTGGGGTGCCCACCTTTCGCGCAAGTGACGGCTTGTGGGAGGGGCACCGAATTGAAGACGTGGCGAGTCCCGACGGGTGGGACCGCAATCCCCTACTGGTGTGGCAGTTCTACAACGCCCGCCGCGCGAACGTCGCGACCGTAAAGCCGAACCCCGGCCACTTCGCCCTTGTTGCGATGGAAGACCGGTGGCGCGAACGATTCGCGCTGGTAACTCAGAACGTGGACGGGCTGCACCTGGACGCGGGCAGCACCAACGTTCTGGAAATTCACGGGAGCCTTCGGCAAACTCGTTGCACCGTGTGCGAGTCGGTCGCGAACCGCGGACTGGAGCCGCTCGGTGACGCGCCCGAATGTCCGCAGTGCCGCGGCCGGCTCCGCCCGCACATCGTGTGGTTCGGTGAGGGACTGCCCCAGGACATCTGGTCCGCGGCTCGGCTTGCGGCGTACCAGTGCCACGTGCTGCTCGTGGTCGGCACGTCGGCGGTCGTTCATCCGGCCGCGTCACTGATTCCGCTCGCCAAACGTGGCGAAGTGACTCCCGCAAAGGTGATCGAAGTGAACCTGACGCCCACCGAGGCCAGCGCCTACGCGGACGTCGGGCTGTACGGACCGTCTGGCGCGGTGCTCCCGAAGTTGCTACAGCGGTTGGGGTGA
- a CDS encoding bifunctional 5,10-methylenetetrahydrofolate dehydrogenase/5,10-methenyltetrahydrofolate cyclohydrolase, with protein sequence MAAQRLDGKALAATMRSEIAARVAERARAGKRAPGLAAVLVGEDPASQQYVKNKHKACQDAGLATTVHRLSASTTQAELLELVGRLNADPAVHGILVQLPLPKQIDDGAIIRAVSPNKDVDCFHPENVGLLMTGYPRFYPCTPHGVLQLLTRNGIALAGKEIVVLGRSNIVGKPVAVMLMQKATATNPAAGDATVTVAHTRTKNLADVCRRADVLIAAAGVPGVITPDMVKPGAAVVDVGTNNVDGRWLGDVHKDVESVAGWLSPVPGGVGPMTITMLLYNTLDAAKQIDG encoded by the coding sequence ATGGCGGCTCAACGACTCGATGGAAAAGCCCTGGCCGCGACGATGCGGTCAGAAATCGCCGCGCGCGTGGCCGAACGCGCGCGCGCCGGTAAGCGCGCGCCCGGACTGGCGGCCGTGCTCGTCGGCGAAGACCCGGCCAGCCAGCAGTACGTGAAGAACAAGCATAAGGCGTGTCAGGACGCCGGACTCGCCACCACGGTCCACCGGCTCTCCGCCTCCACGACGCAAGCGGAACTGCTCGAACTCGTCGGGCGCCTGAACGCGGACCCGGCCGTTCACGGCATCTTGGTGCAGCTCCCGCTCCCGAAGCAGATCGACGACGGCGCGATCATCCGCGCGGTGTCCCCGAACAAGGACGTGGACTGCTTCCACCCGGAAAACGTCGGCCTCCTGATGACCGGGTACCCGCGGTTCTACCCGTGTACGCCGCACGGCGTGCTGCAGTTGCTAACGCGCAACGGCATCGCGCTTGCGGGGAAAGAAATCGTCGTGCTCGGGCGAAGTAACATCGTGGGCAAACCGGTCGCGGTCATGCTGATGCAAAAAGCGACCGCGACGAACCCCGCGGCCGGCGATGCAACCGTGACCGTGGCCCACACTCGGACGAAAAACCTCGCGGACGTGTGCCGGCGCGCGGACGTCCTCATCGCGGCAGCGGGCGTTCCGGGGGTCATCACGCCGGACATGGTGAAGCCGGGGGCCGCGGTCGTGGACGTGGGCACGAATAATGTGGACGGGCGCTGGCTCGGCGACGTTCATAAGGACGTGGAATCTGTGGCCGGGTGGCTCTCCCCGGTGCCGGGCGGCGTCGGACCGATGACGATCACGATGCTGCTCTACAACACGCTGGACGCGGCCAAGCAGATCGACGGGTAA
- a CDS encoding AI-2E family transporter produces the protein MNLNLTLATRIGLNLCAIFGITAALYLGSSIFIPIVFSVLLASVLFPLAKFIHEQLRVPWFFSCLTALLGLVALHLVVIGAFTWAIPKTIVGLPQTEQAWIAQYNTIQSNLSQLFPVKDDDEFFGRYDPNRYPDRQPPKAISLVRKQLTEEQLSSGLVKLSVLGLDHLWQAILVLFITLFLLLEGQMLADKVKAIFGPSIEIRGRVTFALAEMTEAIRTYLVWRTIVNLGLALVLGSAYWYLGLKHWYLWALLVAVLSYVPYIGTIAAGIPPLVDALLFVDPSTAPLGSALLTAFFISIFYTCVVTFEGYIIVPWVMGRSMDLNATTVLLACLYWHQVWGIAGLFLAMPLMAALKAICMQVEGWQGWGHLMGSGPAVELKLDDAATEKARLKAIENAIGDNGEQTVVIDPNEDRKGAAQSGDTKSDGYPS, from the coding sequence ATGAATCTGAACCTCACGCTCGCGACGCGCATCGGGCTGAATCTGTGCGCCATCTTCGGCATCACCGCCGCACTGTACCTGGGCAGCAGCATCTTCATCCCGATCGTGTTCTCGGTGCTGCTCGCGTCGGTCCTGTTCCCGCTCGCGAAATTCATCCACGAGCAGTTGCGCGTGCCGTGGTTCTTCTCGTGTCTCACTGCCCTGCTGGGATTGGTCGCGCTACACCTGGTGGTGATCGGCGCGTTCACATGGGCGATCCCGAAGACCATCGTCGGGCTGCCGCAAACCGAGCAGGCGTGGATCGCCCAGTACAACACGATCCAGTCGAACCTGAGCCAGCTCTTTCCCGTTAAAGACGACGACGAGTTCTTCGGCCGGTACGACCCGAACCGGTACCCGGACCGCCAGCCCCCGAAAGCCATCTCGCTGGTCCGCAAGCAATTGACCGAAGAGCAACTATCGAGCGGGCTGGTCAAGCTGTCCGTGCTCGGCCTGGACCACTTGTGGCAGGCGATCCTGGTTCTGTTCATCACACTGTTCCTACTCCTTGAAGGGCAGATGCTGGCCGACAAGGTGAAGGCCATCTTCGGTCCGTCGATCGAGATCCGCGGGCGCGTGACGTTCGCGCTGGCGGAAATGACGGAAGCGATCCGCACGTACCTCGTGTGGCGCACGATCGTAAACCTGGGCCTCGCGCTGGTGCTCGGGAGCGCGTACTGGTACCTGGGGTTGAAACACTGGTACCTGTGGGCGCTCCTGGTCGCGGTGCTCAGTTACGTGCCGTACATCGGGACGATCGCGGCCGGCATCCCGCCACTCGTGGACGCGCTGCTGTTCGTGGACCCGTCCACCGCGCCGCTCGGCAGCGCGCTGCTCACCGCGTTCTTCATCTCGATCTTCTACACGTGCGTGGTCACGTTCGAGGGCTACATCATCGTGCCGTGGGTGATGGGCCGGAGCATGGACCTGAACGCCACCACGGTCCTGCTCGCGTGCTTGTACTGGCACCAGGTCTGGGGCATCGCGGGGCTGTTCCTGGCGATGCCGCTCATGGCGGCGCTCAAGGCGATCTGCATGCAGGTCGAGGGGTGGCAGGGGTGGGGCCACCTGATGGGGTCCGGCCCCGCGGTGGAACTGAAGCTCGACGACGCCGCGACGGAAAAGGCGCGCCTCAAGGCCATCGAGAACGCGATCGGGGATAACGGCGAGCAAACGGTCGTGATAGACCCGAACGAAGATAGGAAAGGTGCAGCCCAGTCGGGCGACACCAAAAGCGACGGATACCCCTCCTGA
- a CDS encoding L-lactate MFS transporter, whose translation MSTLVTSAPGFFDRQRTVAPPGFNRWLVPPAALAIHLAIGEAYAFSVFKLPLTQLIGIKAPAQGDWSQPDVAWVFSIAIVFLGLSAALFGSWLDRVGPRKAMFASAVCFASGFLVSAVGVWVHQLWLLYLGYGVLGGIGLGLGYISPVSTLIKWFPDRPGMATGLAIMGFGGGSMIGAPLSRVLMAHFRTPESAGVQETFLVMGVVYFAFMMFGVLTVRIPAPGWKPPGAVKKAISNVASATPNDAIRTRAFWLLWAVLLLNVTAGIGVLEQASPMIQEMFPQLFSPEVWEKAATGFVGLLSLFNMAGRFVWSSTSDAIGRKPTYAIFFALGAVLYALTPTTGHLGNVALFVLCYGIIISMYGGGFATIPAYLRDQFGTAQVGAIHGRLLTAWSLAGVAGPVLVNYIREHQINSGVPKADAYTLTMYLMAGLLIVGFACNLFVRRVAPVQLAAVGTTAETVAAPLEAATPVAFNWLTLGFRWGWVGIPLAWGVFQTVISSLALFVRTSS comes from the coding sequence ATGTCCACTTTGGTCACTTCCGCACCAGGCTTCTTTGACCGCCAGCGCACCGTCGCCCCGCCGGGCTTCAACCGGTGGCTCGTTCCGCCCGCGGCGCTGGCGATCCACCTGGCCATCGGCGAAGCCTATGCGTTCAGTGTGTTCAAGCTCCCGCTCACGCAACTCATCGGAATTAAGGCGCCCGCGCAAGGCGACTGGAGCCAGCCGGACGTGGCGTGGGTGTTCAGCATCGCCATCGTGTTCCTCGGGCTCTCCGCGGCGCTGTTCGGCTCGTGGCTCGATCGGGTCGGGCCGCGCAAGGCGATGTTCGCGTCGGCGGTCTGTTTCGCGAGCGGGTTCCTGGTGTCCGCGGTCGGGGTGTGGGTTCACCAACTCTGGCTGCTGTATTTGGGTTACGGTGTGCTCGGTGGCATCGGTTTGGGGTTGGGGTACATCTCTCCGGTATCCACGCTCATCAAGTGGTTCCCGGACCGGCCCGGGATGGCAACCGGGTTGGCAATCATGGGGTTCGGCGGCGGGTCCATGATCGGCGCGCCGCTCTCGCGCGTGCTGATGGCCCACTTCCGCACGCCGGAATCCGCGGGCGTACAGGAAACGTTCCTGGTGATGGGCGTCGTGTACTTCGCCTTCATGATGTTCGGCGTGCTGACGGTGCGCATCCCGGCCCCCGGCTGGAAGCCGCCCGGTGCGGTGAAGAAGGCCATATCGAACGTTGCGAGCGCCACCCCGAACGACGCGATCCGCACGCGGGCGTTCTGGCTCCTGTGGGCCGTGCTGCTGCTGAACGTCACAGCCGGAATCGGCGTGCTGGAACAGGCGTCGCCGATGATCCAGGAGATGTTCCCGCAACTGTTCTCCCCCGAGGTGTGGGAGAAGGCGGCGACCGGGTTCGTGGGGCTGCTGAGCCTCTTCAACATGGCCGGGCGGTTTGTGTGGTCGTCCACGTCCGACGCGATCGGCCGCAAGCCCACGTATGCGATCTTCTTCGCGCTCGGCGCGGTGCTGTATGCGCTCACGCCCACGACTGGGCATTTGGGGAACGTGGCGCTGTTCGTGCTGTGTTACGGCATCATCATCAGCATGTACGGCGGCGGGTTCGCGACGATTCCTGCGTACCTCCGTGACCAGTTCGGTACGGCGCAGGTGGGCGCGATCCACGGCCGGCTGCTGACCGCGTGGTCACTGGCGGGCGTGGCCGGTCCGGTACTGGTGAACTACATTCGCGAGCACCAGATCAACAGCGGTGTGCCGAAGGCGGATGCGTACACGCTGACGATGTACCTGATGGCCGGGCTGCTCATCGTCGGGTTCGCGTGCAACCTGTTCGTCCGCCGCGTGGCGCCCGTTCAACTGGCCGCGGTGGGCACCACAGCAGAAACCGTGGCCGCGCCGTTGGAAGCGGCCACGCCGGTCGCGTTCAACTGGCTCACGCTCGGGTTCCGGTGGGGGTGGGTCGGGATACCGCTCGCGTGGGGCGTGTTCCAGACGGTCATCAGCTCGCTCGCGCTGTTCGTCCGAACGTCGTCGTAA
- a CDS encoding DedA family protein codes for MPDIVALVRGHGYWVLGLVVLLENAGIPVPGETALLAAGYLTSPDGGSHLHIWVVVAVAFVAAIAGDNLGFWLGRRVARRRLDAGRRFLFLTPERMKIAERYFAKYGTLTVFIARFITGLRVIAGPAAGASGMRWGRFLPANAAGALVWAVAMALVGHFAGHAWEAMQNRLGHAAWVVLAVVAVGFVAWRVSVYFRKGSVPEPTPPA; via the coding sequence ATGCCGGACATCGTTGCACTGGTCCGCGGCCACGGGTACTGGGTGCTCGGGCTTGTTGTGTTGCTAGAGAACGCCGGGATACCGGTGCCCGGCGAGACCGCGCTTCTGGCCGCAGGGTACCTCACCAGCCCAGATGGAGGCTCGCACCTCCACATCTGGGTGGTAGTGGCGGTCGCGTTCGTCGCGGCGATCGCGGGCGACAACCTGGGCTTCTGGTTGGGGCGCCGGGTCGCGCGCCGGCGCCTCGACGCGGGGCGCCGGTTCCTGTTCCTCACCCCCGAGCGCATGAAGATTGCGGAGCGGTACTTCGCGAAGTACGGCACGCTCACGGTGTTCATCGCGCGGTTCATTACGGGGCTGCGCGTCATTGCAGGACCGGCCGCGGGCGCGTCCGGGATGCGCTGGGGGCGGTTCCTTCCTGCGAACGCGGCCGGGGCGCTCGTGTGGGCGGTGGCGATGGCGCTCGTCGGGCACTTCGCGGGGCACGCTTGGGAAGCGATGCAGAACCGGCTCGGGCACGCGGCATGGGTAGTATTGGCCGTGGTCGCCGTGGGGTTCGTGGCGTGGCGCGTGAGCGTGTACTTCCGAAAGGGGAGCGTGCCCGAACCGACCCCGCCCGCGTAG